One genomic window of Desulfuromonas sp. includes the following:
- a CDS encoding methyl-accepting chemotaxis protein yields the protein MLKNMSLAKKLIFGFSIVLVLLVAVGGVGFQALEGASEGFSQYRGLARDTNLSGRVQANMLMVRMNVKDFIITGSDLDLQQYRDYADKTQGFLDQAQEEINNPERARLVDQADEKLKAYDNAFDKVIAFKEQRNELVFDVLDTQGPAMEKALTEIITSAKKDGDMEAAYLASMGMRNLLLARLYVVKFLDSNDASAVERVKKEFEALNDQMAIMDKSLQNPQRRTLMADIMNMEEKYSAAFAKVVRVIQERNDVITNTLDKLGPQIAKDIEDVKLGVKKEQDALGPQLQASNDNAVRMIVILGIFALALGAVIALVIIRGVLGQLGCDPSVIEKAMQRLADGDLTEKMDITSKNANSVYGSVKGMVDKLKEVVENVKSASDNVASGSQELSASSEEMSQGATEQAASAEEASSSMEEMAANIRQNADNAMQTEKIAIKSAENAKAGGEAVVQTVSAMKEIAGKIGIIEEIARQTNLLALNAAIEAARAGEHGKGFAVVAAEVRKLAERSGTAAAEISELSGSSVEVAEKAGEMLTQMVPDIQRTAELVQEIAAASKEQDTGAEQVNKAIQQLDQVIQQNASASEEMASTSEELSSQAEQLQDTIAFFRVDGAGSGPVRSVPSPKKQPIVSHLERKANAAPVAKAANSGGVDFDLGGGADNLDDEFEKY from the coding sequence ATGCTCAAGAACATGTCTCTGGCAAAAAAACTCATTTTCGGCTTCAGCATCGTCCTGGTCCTCCTGGTGGCCGTGGGAGGAGTAGGATTCCAGGCCCTCGAAGGGGCCTCCGAGGGCTTCTCCCAGTACCGGGGACTGGCCCGCGACACCAACCTCTCGGGCCGGGTGCAGGCCAACATGCTCATGGTCCGCATGAACGTCAAGGACTTCATCATCACCGGCAGCGACCTGGACCTGCAGCAGTACCGGGACTACGCCGATAAGACCCAGGGCTTTCTGGACCAGGCTCAGGAAGAGATCAACAACCCGGAGCGGGCGCGCCTGGTCGATCAGGCCGACGAGAAGCTCAAGGCATACGACAACGCCTTCGATAAGGTCATCGCCTTCAAGGAACAACGCAACGAACTGGTCTTCGATGTACTCGACACCCAGGGACCGGCCATGGAGAAGGCCCTGACAGAGATCATCACCTCGGCCAAAAAAGACGGCGACATGGAGGCGGCCTACCTCGCCAGCATGGGGATGCGCAACCTGCTGCTGGCCCGCCTGTACGTCGTCAAGTTCCTCGACTCCAACGACGCAAGCGCCGTGGAGCGGGTGAAAAAGGAGTTCGAGGCCCTCAATGACCAGATGGCCATCATGGACAAGTCGCTGCAGAACCCCCAGCGCCGGACCCTGATGGCCGACATCATGAATATGGAAGAGAAATACTCGGCCGCCTTCGCCAAGGTGGTCCGGGTCATCCAGGAGCGCAACGACGTCATCACCAACACCCTCGACAAGCTCGGCCCCCAGATCGCCAAGGACATCGAGGACGTCAAGCTCGGGGTCAAGAAGGAGCAGGACGCCCTCGGTCCCCAACTGCAGGCCTCCAACGACAACGCCGTGCGCATGATCGTGATCCTCGGCATTTTTGCCCTGGCGCTGGGGGCGGTGATCGCCCTGGTCATCATCCGCGGGGTGCTGGGACAGCTCGGTTGCGACCCGTCGGTCATCGAGAAGGCCATGCAGCGCCTGGCCGATGGGGATCTCACCGAGAAGATGGATATCACCAGCAAGAACGCCAACAGCGTCTACGGCTCGGTGAAGGGCATGGTCGACAAGCTCAAGGAGGTGGTCGAGAACGTCAAGAGCGCCTCGGACAACGTCGCCTCGGGGAGCCAGGAGCTCTCGGCCTCTTCCGAGGAGATGAGCCAGGGCGCCACCGAGCAGGCCGCCTCCGCAGAGGAAGCCTCCTCGTCCATGGAGGAGATGGCCGCCAACATCCGCCAGAACGCCGACAACGCCATGCAAACCGAAAAGATCGCCATCAAATCGGCCGAAAACGCCAAGGCCGGTGGCGAAGCGGTGGTCCAGACGGTCTCTGCAATGAAGGAGATCGCCGGGAAGATCGGCATCATCGAGGAGATCGCGCGCCAGACCAACCTTCTGGCGCTGAACGCCGCCATCGAGGCGGCCCGCGCCGGCGAGCACGGCAAGGGCTTCGCGGTGGTCGCAGCCGAGGTGCGCAAACTGGCCGAACGCAGCGGCACGGCGGCCGCCGAGATCAGCGAACTCTCCGGCAGTTCTGTGGAGGTGGCCGAAAAGGCCGGGGAGATGCTTACCCAGATGGTCCCCGACATCCAGCGGACCGCCGAACTGGTTCAGGAGATCGCCGCGGCGAGCAAGGAGCAGGACACCGGGGCCGAGCAGGTCAACAAGGCGATCCAGCAACTCGACCAGGTGATTCAGCAGAACGCCTCGGCTAGCGAGGAGATGGCCTCGACCTCAGAAGAGCTCTCGAGCCAGGCCGAGCAGCTTCAGGACACCATCGCCTTCTTCAGGGTGGATGGCGCCGGCTCGGGCCCGGTCAGATCCGTGCCCAGCCCCAAGAAGCAGCCGATCGTCTCACACCTCGAGCGAAAGGCGAACGCGGCGCCCGTGGCCAAGGCGGCCAACTCCGGCGGGGTCGACTTCGACCTCGGCGGCGGTGCGGACAATCTGGACGACGAGTTCGAGAAGTACTAA